In the Candidatus Electrothrix rattekaaiensis genome, one interval contains:
- a CDS encoding chorismate-binding protein — protein sequence MKPLNDTTIRRLTSRLEQEDDFVFLESSRLSEENHRSFLFRKPSAHLCCRPGDSVPEFLDRVDQARAQGQYLAGWLAYEFGYLLEPCLRRFLPKSPVADKPLAILGVYENPLIFDHKTGLFSNGLGWPLGDLGEKEDSFYSCTDLETTITRQEYIRAIQAIQDYIRAGDTYQVNFTLHFDFRFQGSVAALYRTLRRNQSVAYSAWIRHQGQDILSFSPELFFAADGEKVRVRPMKGTMSRGRTNAEDAVRQEELRSDPKNQSENVMIVDLLRNDLGRLLYADEQEKQEKKQGRVQPRSLFDVEIYESLLQMTSTIDGILAQHGVLARQKTQQKQHDSQNPKAAGASPLPFRRLIEALFPCGSVTGAPKIRTMEIICKLEQQPRGVYCGAIGYTGPDQSCFNVPIRTLELGKKQGRMGIGSGIVADSVAEAEWEECLLKSHFLTKSKADFQLIETLLWHPENGYFLLEYHLERLQDSARYFHFCHDPEEIRGCLDKRAAELSVDVKNKEGAGQWRVRLLLHRDGRLEISSVPLPEPDVADSVSKEPAQVIFSQEQVDARDPHRFHKTTRRELYTREFQRAAEQDCYDILFTNTAGEITEGAITNIFLRPKKGEPLLTPPAHCGLLAGTYRRMLLEQGKAIEQVLRMMDLLKAEELYVANSVRGLVPVQLRQEQTE from the coding sequence ATGAAACCCTTAAACGACACCACCATACGTCGCCTCACCTCCCGACTGGAACAAGAGGATGATTTTGTCTTCTTAGAGAGCTCCCGGCTGAGCGAAGAAAACCACCGCTCCTTTCTTTTCCGCAAGCCCTCTGCGCATCTCTGCTGCCGACCCGGTGATTCCGTGCCTGAATTTCTTGATCGGGTTGATCAGGCCCGGGCCCAAGGGCAGTACCTTGCTGGCTGGCTGGCTTATGAGTTCGGTTATCTTTTGGAGCCCTGTCTGCGTCGGTTTCTTCCCAAATCTCCTGTTGCAGATAAACCCTTGGCCATACTTGGCGTTTATGAAAATCCGCTCATCTTTGATCATAAAACCGGGCTATTCAGTAACGGATTGGGCTGGCCCCTCGGGGATCTTGGAGAAAAGGAGGACAGCTTTTACTCCTGTACCGATCTGGAAACAACTATCACCCGCCAGGAGTACATCCGGGCAATTCAGGCTATCCAGGATTATATCCGGGCAGGCGACACCTATCAGGTCAACTTTACCCTCCATTTTGATTTTCGATTCCAGGGCTCGGTTGCCGCCCTGTATCGGACCTTGCGCCGCAATCAATCCGTGGCCTACAGTGCCTGGATTCGCCATCAAGGGCAAGACATCCTCAGCTTTTCCCCGGAACTGTTTTTTGCCGCAGATGGAGAAAAGGTTCGGGTCAGGCCCATGAAGGGCACCATGTCTCGCGGGAGAACCAATGCGGAAGATGCGGTTCGGCAGGAAGAGCTGCGCTCTGATCCGAAAAATCAAAGCGAGAACGTCATGATCGTTGACCTGCTCCGTAATGATCTGGGGCGACTCCTTTATGCGGATGAGCAGGAAAAACAGGAAAAAAAACAAGGCAGAGTGCAGCCCCGCTCACTCTTTGATGTGGAGATCTATGAATCCCTCCTGCAAATGACTTCCACCATTGACGGGATATTAGCACAACACGGCGTGTTAGCACGACAAAAGACACAACAGAAACAACATGATTCACAGAATCCCAAAGCGGCAGGTGCCAGCCCGCTTCCTTTCCGACGGCTTATTGAGGCCCTCTTTCCCTGCGGATCAGTAACCGGGGCTCCGAAAATCCGCACCATGGAGATTATTTGCAAGCTAGAGCAACAGCCCAGGGGGGTCTACTGCGGGGCCATCGGCTATACCGGGCCAGACCAGAGCTGTTTCAATGTGCCGATCCGCACCTTGGAACTGGGTAAGAAACAGGGGAGAATGGGAATTGGCTCAGGCATTGTTGCGGACTCGGTTGCTGAGGCTGAATGGGAGGAATGCCTACTCAAGAGCCATTTTCTTACCAAGAGCAAGGCAGATTTTCAGCTCATCGAAACCCTGCTCTGGCACCCTGAAAACGGTTATTTCCTCTTGGAATACCATCTGGAGCGCTTGCAAGACTCTGCCCGCTATTTTCATTTCTGCCATGATCCCGAGGAAATTCGGGGATGTTTAGATAAGAGAGCGGCGGAACTGAGCGTGGACGTAAAAAATAAAGAAGGAGCCGGACAATGGCGGGTCCGCCTGCTGCTTCATCGGGACGGTCGCCTGGAGATAAGCTCTGTGCCCTTACCTGAGCCTGATGTAGCGGATTCTGTCTCGAAAGAGCCTGCCCAGGTTATCTTTTCCCAAGAGCAGGTGGATGCCCGTGATCCCCATCGCTTTCATAAAACGACCCGCCGGGAACTCTACACCCGAGAATTTCAGCGAGCCGCAGAGCAGGACTGCTACGATATTCTGTTCACCAATACAGCCGGAGAAATCACTGAGGGCGCGATCACCAATATTTTTCTTCGCCCCAAAAAGGGTGAGCCCCTCCTGACCCCACCAGCTCATTGCGGCCTACTGGCAGGGACCTACAGACGGATGCTCCTTGAACAGGGCAAGGCGATTGAACAGGTGCTGCGAATGATGGATCTCCTCAAGGCGGAAGAGCTGTATGTGGCCAATTCCGTGCGCGGGCTTGTGCCGGTTCAATTACGACAAGAGCAGACAGAGTAA